The Dunckerocampus dactyliophorus isolate RoL2022-P2 chromosome 14, RoL_Ddac_1.1, whole genome shotgun sequence genome includes the window caggagggcatgacagtgtgaatgcctgacagaaaatgaaaatttagagcagattttggcttttatagcctgtggttttaagcttttgatcagctgataaacaacctatttcagtttaattgttgttttcaataaattactttttcaaaatgctttttgtctcactcccccttcttgtttttgcatattgtagctctacttgaaacctcattaagatccaaatgtgcaaaatgcaaattctagcaatttttcaactggtcttatgattttgatcaggagtgtattttgaatttgctcatctcgtttaaaaatgtactgcatttaaaaattacataattGATAATATGCAGCAAATTACAAATTAGCTCCTTTGTTGTTGTAATTTCACTTGGACCAGTTTTGAaattatttccatccatccatcttctatgctgcttacccTCACTAGGGTCTCGGGTAtagtggagcctatcccagctgacttcgggagagaggcggggccaatcgcagggcacatataaacaaccattcatacctatggccaattaacctgacatgcatgtttttgtaatgtagGTGGAAAcctgagtacccggagaaaaccctaccatgcacggggagaacatgcaaactctacaaagagatgcccaacggagatttgaacccagatcttcacaatctcctgactgtgtgaccaacatgcgaaccacttggccactgtgTGGCAGGTAATTAGTTCTAACTAAATATTTAACATGTCAAATCCATCCAAATAGTGTTCtgcagtggtgtagaaatgttctgcatcatactgagagctacTTCTAATATCGTGGTTGCCTTATTTCATTTATGAGTATtgcaatatattaaaaacacctCTATGGATGATAAACATTGGTTAATGAATAGCTCTCCTGACAGTGTCAATTAAAACCTTAACCCTAAGCATCTTTCTAACTTGCACTCGATCGCATCaggattgtgcaagtgtacatcCTCCAATTTACACCATTTTATGACTGCTTTCCATTCATTGCTTtctgtctcctcctcctccacacaaGCCAACCAGTAGATCATTTGGGTGAGGAGTAGGGGGGTGGTGGGGTTAGTGTAGTGAATCCACTGTGTGAGCTTGTGCAGCAGTTTACATCACTGCCCCACGCATCAGTGGCTCTcatgaccgtgataagtgtGAGTGGAGGAGCTTGCAGGGGCGTCAGTGCACATGAACGCTCAGACGGATAAGTTGCTCGACGTGGGACCACGGGGGAACATCACATCGTTACACAGCCTGctgaaaaaacacccccatgTCCAGCAGGTGAGTCGACAACGCAAAACcatctgcactttttttttccacagacacTTACTactgttgtatattttttgcatTATGTATACTCAGCATCTtgcatttttatctttttttggcGGGAGGGGGGCTGCAATTTAACTTAATACGCAATAGAGAGGAGACAGTTGACGGCAGATGGgggaaacaaaagaagaaacggAGTGAAAAACTGAGACAAAGGACGTTAGAAATCATTCCGTCTGCTTCTGCTGTGCTTGTTTGAGTGTTGACACGCAACATATGAGGAGAAAAATGCACACATATTATCACTGGAGGCTTTTTGAGCATTGTCATGCACAGATGCGGATAGGATCGGCGCTGTACACCAGCCCAAAGCATGATAATACGACTGAATAACGCAATTGCGGGTAtgtgcatgcataaaaatgtgtgttttttttattaatatgtatGTGCTTTACTCTTTAATTTTCAATACCACAGTGTTCAGTAATTCAATAATGACTCATGTTTTGAATTTTTGTAGTTTAACGATGGATTACGCCTTTCTGCCTCGGTCCATGTGGACAGTTGACAGCAGAATCGTGCAACATCCAGCTGAGCTCCATACCAGCGTGGTGGTGACGCGCAGTATACCCGCAGGAACCTGCTTCGGTCCGTGCATTCTTCAACACACTTTTTACGACACCATCGCCTTTATTGCGCAGAAATCCAGCGACAGGAAAGCCAAATCATGCGTCTTTAGCGTgagttgaatttaaaaaaacaaaaaccaccaAAGCTAGTATGAATTTGGGATGATGTGTGTTTACGCAACCCTGCCAACAGGTGGACCCAGAGGCCATGCGTAATTCGGCGTTGGTGCTGTCTTGGCTGCGACTGGTGCAGGCTGCGCGCAATAAAGAGGAGCAGAACACCGAGGCCTTCCTCAAAGGAGGTCAGCTCTATGTGAGGACCACTAGAGACGTCGAACAGGAGGAGGAACTCCTGGTGTGGTACGACCAGGAGCTTTGTCACCTTCTGGGCTTTACAGACATGAGCAGAGGCACAAGTAAAGGTGAGATAGAGgagttttaaaatatatattatataagtataatatatatttatgtattatatatatatttatatatttagatgATTGCATGGCATTAGTAAAGCATTCACATACAGTAACATTTCTAAGGAAATATCAGTCATAGAATTACATTTCTCAACTAATGAAACAAAGAGCAAAATGTTAATTTCATTTTAACCCTCGCTACCTGACATCTTAAAAGTTGCACTGGACATTGAGTGGACTAGCtcaggcttttagctcgatgtcTAGCGCTCTCATCCCTTATTTGGTGGACCGTGGTTCGAGCCCCAGGCATGCTCAGGAGCAAACCAGACAGGTTACATCAGTAACAGGAACGTTAGTAAACagacctcactccctgacatcATAAGAGCCATGCTGGAAATCCATTTGACCACTCATTTGATGGACAGTTGTTCGATCCCTGGATGTGCGCAGGGCTTGACCAGACAGGTTACACTAGTAAAGGGTATGTTGTACATTGAGAAACCTCACTCCCGAATGCCTTAAAGCacgggtccccaaccaccgggccgtggCCCGGTACTAGTCCTTGGGCAGGGCTGAACCGGGCCGCGAAAGCTTTTcagtgcaatgataaaaaaaatacacttttaaataactacattacatttgatgtaaatgcgtatcaattttggaaatatgggccagtatttcatttaaaaaataatattcaatTACAAATCTCACTTTTtgtatgtatatgttgtttgttgcgagtggcgaccagtcccactttgttcaatggtccttgaacgcaccattgtgtgtgcgctaactttctcccacgctgcacagatagactactactgtatttttaccgttttctttcacctcatatttggtctcaaatgctgatactatgtgggaatgcataaaggtaagttttgatgacgttattcttcTGAGTTCTAAAGTgcatattttagttttacataagacataataaataagacacattagatcactataatgttgGGCTCCCTCTGCTCAAGTCTCATTTGGATTGGCAGATCCGGGTTCAATCTCTGGCAGTTACAGGGCCGAATTGTGGTGGGAATTACCTGCAGTGAAAGGATAAACATAATCTGGGGTGAACAGAAAACTCTACCAAATATTCTCCAGAAGTAGAGGCCCCAACTGCATAaggggaggctcactgtgccacactttgaaaaacctTGGTCTACGGTATAGTGTGGACAGAACAGCAATGATGTCATGGCGTCACCAGAAGATGAGCACACGTAATCAGCATCCAGTCATCAGTGTCtgataaaaatgcaatttctgtGTTTTTAATCTCTATATCTGTGTTTTCCAGAGTTCAGATGTGCTAGGTGTGAGCAGGTCTTCAAGAATGAATATCCATTCCTGGCCCATTGCCGCTTCTTGTGTGCCCAAATAAAGAGTGACACCTGGAGCGTTTACGAACAAAAGCACGTGGAGCTCAAGAGGCCGCATCGTGTCACAGATTTCCACAACATCGCCAGAGATTTGGAACACAAACAACCCGGCAGCAGTGGCGACGCAGACGTCCTCGCTTTGAAACGAAAATACCAGGACAGCCTCCCCCTCAAATTGCAGAAGACTGTCTTGTTggaaaaaatcaacatttcaaaTGATGATAACATCACACAGTTGGGGAGAAGCCAGGACGAGGCTGGAGGAGGTGCATCTGACACAGACATTAAGATAAAAGCGGACGTGACCAAGCTGGATGATTTGGGatgtaaaaatgtgacttttggaGAGGCGATGGAAGCCAAATGGACTTTTACACACGGCAGGCTTGTGGACTCGGAGACAGGGGAGAGCTCTGGCTTGCGCTCGAGCAGCAgcagtgctttttctttggtcCAGTCAAACAATCGGGAACAGAAAAGTGCTTTTTGTAAACCCAGTAAAAGGATCGCTGCAGGCGGACTGCATCATGGTGGTGTAACAACAGGGCCCTCTATTGGTGTGGAGGAGATGAGCGAGGTCTTCGCCTCCAGGACCGTATCAGGATATAACACGCTGATGGCGCCCAGCATCCTGAGCAATGACATGCACACATTGTCGTCACCCTTCCATTACACACCGGAGCACTGGTCAAGAACCTCTCAGGTCCAGTCAACCTCGGCGCTCACCGTCCTCCCTCCCACCTTCACCTCATTCGGTGTGTCGGTACAGAACTGGTGCGCCAAGTGCAACTTGTCTTTCCGCATGACATCCGACCTTGTCTTCCACATGCGCTCCCACCACAAGAAGGAGTTCGCCGCCGAGTCCcaggtgaggaggaggagggaggagaagCTCACCTGCCCCATCTGCCACGAATACTTCAGAGAGCGCCACCACCTGTCCAGACACATGACGTCACATAACTGATGACagaagaaaaatgtattcattcagtAAATAAAGCTTCTGTATTTAATAGGCTTAGATCCTGGATTTAACAGTGAATGTAGTAGCTGTTATAAAATAGCCAACACAGCATGTCCACTAGGGGGCGGCAAAGGTACATGACTGACCTCGCAACCTCTCTGTCCTTCAGGCctctgtgtgttgttttttgtgcctTAAGGACCTCAGGATGGTGGAAAATAGATGAAGAGATGTTGAGGACAGCTCCTGATTGTCACGCACATCTTGAAGCCATCTGCTTATTTATCCTCTTTGTACTGTACATGGCCATGGAGTGTGTTTGCACATTTACAGATCTAAACATGTCAACATGAAATATgctttgagtgttttttttcatcatttgaaaCACCATGATGAAAACTGGATGAAAATTTATAAAGAATCGGAACAAATCCCATTGTTCTAACAATATTGGGTATACCTGCTGTACATTATTGTATTGTGCAGTCAGTTTTTTAATAACTTGGTTTTCAAAGAAAATTTTAGCCCAAATTTTGCTCTGAttcttgtacactgtctcggttatcatacaatattgggagtaacaaactagtcagtttaCCATGCACTGCATCCTCACAACAGTGTGACTgttaaataacctgccatgtgcccaaagaaagttgtgagtgccagtaATTTGATGAAGaacgtgagaaacactattcaattcaagaaataattcatcATCAAGTACGGAGATGGTGTCCCCTCCCCTGCTCCTTCACTGTCTTCACCAACAAGGAtcttcaataaaagtaaaagtgacGTTCAAAGTtaatttgtccatttcattcgttattatatttatttcttgtcatatttttgggtgtctagaaTGGATTCAATGGATTACATGATTCCCTATggcaatattttttgttttttgaggtaccactgtagttTGTTATTAGGCAATATGAGCAGTACAAAAACAGCTCTCCAGATTCATAGCAGATGAACtacgtacagtaatccctcatttatggcgtttaattggttccagactccaccgtgataagtgaatttctgcaaagtaggattccttatttataaatagaatattttcatagttagagcatagaaaacctatttacgacctAAATTTGTTAGAGccatctaaacatgaaataacaccgcaatagtcacctttacactcgtattacccaatatagtagacattaaatgagaaaataagacttttaAAGCATAAATAAGATATTATATTTATAGACTCAccttgggaaagttccttgttattCCTTGTTTTACTTCCGGTTTCTTTACAGGACTtgctgcagtggctattgtctcatcaatgtaacattactgacacacagcacccagtgtaaaatactacatatcacaaggtctttgaatgtgtcatcTGAATCCCTTATAGTTgtatttgagttttttttagccatttttatgcttttgaaaaaaacatgatagagtgaatccCTAAAAATGTGAAGTGCAAaatggcaagggattactgtttgTGTCAGCATGAAGGGTGACtatttggcaaaacatgcatccaCTATGCTGTTAATACatcacatggtggcgctgttattaaggTTTGAATCATAAgtcggactgacttgaaatttctcccaCAGCTCAATGTACTCTTGAAAACACTCTACACACAATGGTATGTAACTGTTCAGGCGTTTGCCCgaatcaccatgaaatttgCTATCcatctttaggggactgacaaacacatatgtctttAAATTCACAGCAAGATTAGATTCAAAAAACAACCTTCAATCAAAATGTATTTGCAGGGGAACGAGCAGGACTTTGCAACTAATTCCCCATAATTCATCAATCTTTTGttttaatgatttaaaaaagtGTTATTACCCAGTCTGAATCCTcaccactgcaaaaacagccacaataataaacacattgttaaattaatactgaCATTGCCGATCAAAACTGAGCAGAACTGTTCCCtgtaaagttaaaaaataaattaagctCTTCTACTGGAGCCTTCAATGAACCAAAACAAATCTGAAATCGGGTGAAGCTGAAACAATCCTGATTTCCGGGCCCCAACAATGAGGCCAGCTTCTGCGTTAAATAGCTTAAGCAGCTATCATTCATCTGCATACCTGAATGGAGTCCACACAAGCTTGCAGCcgtatatttttatgtttttaattttttgtcctGTAACAGTGAGCTTACAGCGTACCTTCCCAGGTCAGTCTGCGGACACACGGACATAAATGGGCGTATCTGTGGCAGGTAAATGATCGAGAAAGAGGCCTGAGGTAGAAGGGGAAAGTCAATACTCAAGCCTGTTCAGTGTGTCTATAACGGAGGATGTTGATGCACCCATATCTTAGAACTCTTTGTGCTTGCTGATTTGTTGTACCATAAAACTGATAAGTTGATTAACCGGTCACGGGTGTTGATACACACTTTTGTGGAAACATTAACTACTATTAGCACACCTGATAAAATGCCTTAGTGAACTTTCTTCAAGTCTGTTTAAGGAATGGTTCAAATCCGATTGTCCCTTTTaagcatgtttttcagtgtaTCATTATAGAATACAGTTTCATTAAGTGGTCAATCAGCTTGGTCCTAATTTCCCTGAGCTCAGCAACCATGTGAGGAATTAGCCTTTCAGCCCAGACATCGAAAATCCAACAATGGCcttatttctttgttttaacTGAGCAGTCattatgtggaaaaacaaatattttcttgGGTTCTGGCTTGCCTCGTTCCTTCTTGGCTTGGGTGTAGGTATTGAGTTCTGAATGCTGGCCCCAATGTGGTTTTGTCGACTGTAACTGACCACAGCAAGTACTCTCCTGTGAATGTGATTGCGGTTGACACTGGGTTCACGTTGTAATAGCGGACCGTAGGTTCAGACTGTAAAAAGGGTCCAGTCAGGAAATGAGGGAGACAAAGTAAACCTACATGTTTCTGGTTAGCTAAATGTGATTTATGATGAGTGTCatcataaaaccataaaacttcAGTTGCAAATAAAAGACTTTACAGATTTGTCCTCATCCATAGAAATTCCATATTGAACACAATAAGGGATACGTcctctttttttgtaaaaaaataaatatcagtGAAATAGCAACTAGTAGATGAGGTCTCTATGTTGTACCTGCATTTATCCAGGTAACTGGAGTGTGGGAGTGACATGAAGAAAATGGATGCGTGAAAAGACATTTGATGccaccttttgttttgttttgttttgtcaaacctcggttttcgtacaccccagttttcatGAAACTTTTGCTTagtttttttgtacactgtcttggtttgcGTACAATATTGCACCTAATGCACTGGCTTGTTTGCCTGTACTTTTTTGTTCGGCAAAATTGAGTGCCCAACAAAGCACTCCATGTGCTGCTGTCTCACTGTGCGTGCATTTTTTAGAGTGCGACTTCTAAATAactcgccatggggccaaaacaAGTTtagagtgccagcaatttgataaagacggtgagaaacactattacaGAATGTACATGAGGTCTGCattaacaataagttccatccattcatcatttataattatttcacatggtattatgcatgtgaaactataattatgctatataaaatatatgttttgttaatatttgtgtgtgtctggagcagattaattggatttaaattttttatggAAAAATTGCCCTGTTATAATATCCATAATTAATAgagaaaattaatattaattatactattaattattataattatatacattaattaatagagaaaaccgaggtaccactgtataaatatagaacccaaatataagacaaccattCTTTTCGTAGCTTTttcgagggaaaaaaaacatcttatgtTGATGTCAATATCATAACAAAGTGTTCTGTGAACTTATAATATAATTTACATCTGATCAATTACATTGTTATGtaattactgtaaattccggactGAGTGCacctcaatatactgtataagccgcacccaccaaattgaaacaaaaaatgtattgtacaTATATGGGCCACACTTGTCTATAAGTGTTGTCCATGTCCAGTTGTCCATGCTGTAACGtcagatatttacacagaaagactcACTATAagccttgcaatcctacctacactggGTGTGCACTCGGAGTGTCCGATGAGGGAGACATGAGTtttttttcatcggagttcaacagctgtcgcagtccaagcagaagctgtagtaattctaagATTccaacacgatcgctgcataagattCAAATTCACTACTTcatgaagctgcactctaagcaacatgggaactgtagttcttttagacaTAAATTAACCGCATCGTTTAGCATGCAGCAAGTAGTGCATTGTATTCTAGAATTTACGgtaatagtatttttttatatacataaaCAAATGAATCATCAATCAACATTTTACGATACTGAATAATAAATGTGTCCTCTTaaagttaaaaacatatttattccagtacatttaaatacagtgactataaaagcaacactgtacatgtatgtatgtacataaatGAACAATTAGAAGTACaagtattgcattttttttctttacttgaaAAACAAATACTGGTGCAGTCACGTGGTATCTGGAATCACATATTTTTTATAGCTATAGACAAATGTAATCAAAATTAGCATGGCACTTATAAGGCATGTTCTGCAAACACATATAACCAAATAAATCCTGATTAGACAATGTAACAGCATGTTAAAGTCTTGGACACCCTATGGACAAAGCAGTATACACAAAAAATTCTTGTTGAGGTGACAGCTTATGTTGCTTGGAAAACCACAGCTTTGTACCTGCACATTCCCAAAAGAGCTAATAGGACCGTAGTCTTTAGCTGCAGTAAACCGGATTGTCTGTCCCAGAGTGCTTACGACATGTCTTTTAGAGACAAAATGACCATCCAGTGTCGTCAGAGGCCAACTTCAAAGCCCTCTGTTGTTGCAAACAGATGTGCAGCTCAGTGCCAACTTTTGTGCACCGACGGCAAAGTGACCGCAGAGTCACAATAGCTGAACAATCAAGAGATGTCCTCTTTTATTTCATTGACACTTTCAGACAACGAGGCTCCTGCTTACAAACAAAAAATTCTCAAGATTTTCTGCAGTCCTTTGAGGAGAACATCCTGTATTTATAAGAGTGTGGCGGTGGGTTGAAAAGAGGAAGTGCTCCATGTTTTGAAGTTCAAGTGGCTGACGTCTTAATTAGCGCATGCCTGCTTCCTCCATCAACCATTAATCACTGCGGTCACATCAGTCACGTGATGAGCTGGACAACAGACGTTGTAGCCTTTGGTGTGGGGCAATAATGGGTCAAGAGGCTCAGTGGGGGAAGGTGGTAGTGTAAGGGCTTTCTTTGAGTGGAATCTTCCTGCCTTTGTAGTCTCTTCTTTTGAAACAGTAGTGCCCTTTCAGGTTTGTTTTGACCAAATAACCCCCCTCCTCATGAACCCAGTACATGCAAATGTAGCAATAGCAAAGAATAACACAGACTGTGCTGAAGTATTCGAAAATATGTACTAGCGTTggattaaattacttttttcactctgACTGATAGACAACTACCTTTTTCATAATTTAAACAACACACATACAAGTACAAAACAACTAATGACAGtacaaaataattattgaaaaaataagaaaatatttcTTAATAATAGAAGATGTGGTTTGACAGAACAAACAGCGTTGGAAATACGATGTTGAAGAGATGCCTTAAAAGTGTGTACGAagtataaatatagaaata containing:
- the prdm8 gene encoding PR domain zinc finger protein 8 isoform X3, with the protein product MNAQTDKLLDVGPRGNITSLHSLLKKHPHVQQVDPEAMRNSALVLSWLRLVQAARNKEEQNTEAFLKGGQLYVRTTRDVEQEEELLVWYDQELCHLLGFTDMSRGTSKEFRCARCEQVFKNEYPFLAHCRFLCAQIKSDTWSVYEQKHVELKRPHRVTDFHNIARDLEHKQPGSSGDADVLALKRKYQDSLPLKLQKTVLLEKINISNDDNITQLGRSQDEAGGGASDTDIKIKADVTKLDDLGCKNVTFGEAMEAKWTFTHGRLVDSETGESSGLRSSSSSAFSLVQSNNREQKSAFCKPSKRIAAGGLHHGGVTTGPSIGVEEMSEVFASRTVSGYNTLMAPSILSNDMHTLSSPFHYTPEHWSRTSQVQSTSALTVLPPTFTSFGVSVQNWCAKCNLSFRMTSDLVFHMRSHHKKEFAAESQVRRRREEKLTCPICHEYFRERHHLSRHMTSHN
- the prdm8 gene encoding PR domain zinc finger protein 8 isoform X1 translates to MSSSLTMDYAFLPRSMWTVDSRIVQHPAELHTSVVVTRSIPAGTCFGPCILQHTFYDTIAFIAQKSSDRKAKSCVFSVDPEAMRNSALVLSWLRLVQAARNKEEQNTEAFLKGGQLYVRTTRDVEQEEELLVWYDQELCHLLGFTDMSRGTSKEFRCARCEQVFKNEYPFLAHCRFLCAQIKSDTWSVYEQKHVELKRPHRVTDFHNIARDLEHKQPGSSGDADVLALKRKYQDSLPLKLQKTVLLEKINISNDDNITQLGRSQDEAGGGASDTDIKIKADVTKLDDLGCKNVTFGEAMEAKWTFTHGRLVDSETGESSGLRSSSSSAFSLVQSNNREQKSAFCKPSKRIAAGGLHHGGVTTGPSIGVEEMSEVFASRTVSGYNTLMAPSILSNDMHTLSSPFHYTPEHWSRTSQVQSTSALTVLPPTFTSFGVSVQNWCAKCNLSFRMTSDLVFHMRSHHKKEFAAESQVRRRREEKLTCPICHEYFRERHHLSRHMTSHN
- the prdm8 gene encoding PR domain zinc finger protein 8 isoform X2, whose amino-acid sequence is MDYAFLPRSMWTVDSRIVQHPAELHTSVVVTRSIPAGTCFGPCILQHTFYDTIAFIAQKSSDRKAKSCVFSVDPEAMRNSALVLSWLRLVQAARNKEEQNTEAFLKGGQLYVRTTRDVEQEEELLVWYDQELCHLLGFTDMSRGTSKEFRCARCEQVFKNEYPFLAHCRFLCAQIKSDTWSVYEQKHVELKRPHRVTDFHNIARDLEHKQPGSSGDADVLALKRKYQDSLPLKLQKTVLLEKINISNDDNITQLGRSQDEAGGGASDTDIKIKADVTKLDDLGCKNVTFGEAMEAKWTFTHGRLVDSETGESSGLRSSSSSAFSLVQSNNREQKSAFCKPSKRIAAGGLHHGGVTTGPSIGVEEMSEVFASRTVSGYNTLMAPSILSNDMHTLSSPFHYTPEHWSRTSQVQSTSALTVLPPTFTSFGVSVQNWCAKCNLSFRMTSDLVFHMRSHHKKEFAAESQVRRRREEKLTCPICHEYFRERHHLSRHMTSHN